In Desulfonatronovibrio magnus, a single genomic region encodes these proteins:
- a CDS encoding branched-chain amino acid transaminase — MIQKAEKIWFDGKLVPWDEANVHVLTHALHYGVGVFEGIRCYKCKDGSSAVFRLEEHVARLLGSGKTVEMKIPFTQEEISAAILETLKANKLDQGYIRPLAFIGDGAMGVHPGENPVRLIIATWPWGAYLGEEALKKGIRVKTSSFTRHHVNVMMTKAKVAGNYVNSVLAKREAVADGYDEALMLDVDGYVAEATGENIFIIKNSKLKTPPLGPILGGITRDSLITLARDMGYEVTEQRFTRDELYMADEAFFCGTAAEVTPIREVDRRTIGAGKAGPTSLLLQSEYFKVVHGENLKYAGWLTNYNI, encoded by the coding sequence ATGATTCAGAAAGCTGAGAAAATCTGGTTTGATGGAAAGCTTGTGCCATGGGATGAGGCAAATGTACATGTTTTGACTCACGCTTTGCATTATGGGGTAGGGGTCTTTGAGGGTATTAGATGCTATAAGTGCAAGGATGGCTCATCAGCTGTTTTTCGTTTAGAAGAACATGTGGCCAGACTGCTGGGATCGGGCAAAACAGTTGAAATGAAAATTCCTTTCACACAGGAAGAGATCAGTGCAGCAATTCTTGAAACCCTCAAGGCAAACAAGCTGGATCAGGGCTATATCAGACCTCTGGCCTTTATTGGAGACGGCGCCATGGGGGTGCATCCCGGTGAAAATCCTGTTCGACTCATAATTGCCACATGGCCGTGGGGTGCCTATCTTGGTGAAGAAGCACTAAAGAAAGGAATCAGGGTTAAAACATCCAGTTTCACGCGACATCATGTTAATGTTATGATGACTAAGGCTAAGGTGGCTGGAAATTATGTAAATTCTGTTCTGGCCAAGCGAGAGGCTGTTGCTGATGGATATGACGAAGCTCTTATGCTGGACGTGGATGGATATGTAGCCGAGGCTACAGGTGAGAATATTTTTATCATCAAAAACAGCAAGCTCAAAACACCTCCTCTTGGACCGATCCTTGGTGGAATTACCAGAGACTCACTCATTACTCTTGCAAGGGATATGGGCTATGAAGTAACTGAACAAAGATTTACCAGAGATGAGCTTTATATGGCTGATGAGGCCTTTTTCTGCGGAACAGCTGCCGAGGTTACTCCCATAAGAGAAGTTGATCGAAGAACTATTGGAGCAGGCAAAGCCGGACCAACAAGCCTGTTGCTGCAAAGTGAATACTTCAAGGTGGTACATGGTGAAAACCTGAAGTACGCAGGCTGGTTGACCAACTATAATATATAA
- the der gene encoding ribosome biogenesis GTPase Der translates to MLPYVVIAGRPNVGKSTLFNRMIRQNKAITHDRPGVTRDRLYGTVRIHGQEAFNLVDTGGLILNNQDVMEKEIFQQAAEALEAADLILMVVDAREGLTRLDEQLAVMLRQSNRPVHVAVNKVDGEEKSTALMTDFYSLGIDATPVSAAHGYNIHELMEEVLSRLPEGNIEHDQEKSLGLRLSMLGRPNVGKSSLINALTGENRVLVSSEAGTTRDCVDITLEKNNRRYTFIDTAGVRRRTVIYDDLERFSVLKALKSSKRADVVFIVLDALSGVVAQDKKLLSFLDREKSPFIALVNKIDLVPRSKQGQLREMFVRELGFCSHAPVVYTSTITRSGLGGLISLAEKLWEQCQVRIGTGELNRLVKDATERHQPPSIKGRRAKIYYMTQAGSNPPEFVFFVNNPQLLKASYKKYLEKQIRKLFKLNMAPLRLVFRASRGDKLKK, encoded by the coding sequence ATGCTTCCTTATGTAGTTATTGCCGGCCGGCCCAATGTGGGCAAATCCACTCTTTTCAATCGAATGATTCGGCAGAATAAGGCCATCACTCATGACCGTCCTGGGGTAACCAGGGACAGGCTGTATGGAACCGTGCGCATTCATGGGCAGGAAGCGTTTAATCTTGTAGATACAGGGGGGCTGATTCTAAACAACCAGGATGTCATGGAAAAAGAGATCTTTCAGCAGGCTGCTGAAGCTCTGGAGGCTGCAGACCTGATTCTCATGGTGGTGGATGCCAGAGAAGGCTTGACAAGGCTGGATGAACAGCTGGCGGTTATGTTAAGACAAAGCAACAGGCCGGTGCATGTTGCGGTTAATAAAGTGGACGGCGAAGAAAAAAGCACTGCTTTAATGACTGACTTTTACTCTCTCGGAATAGACGCCACTCCGGTTTCGGCAGCCCATGGTTATAATATCCATGAACTTATGGAGGAGGTATTATCCAGACTGCCTGAAGGGAATATTGAACATGATCAGGAAAAATCACTTGGTTTAAGACTCTCTATGCTGGGTCGTCCCAATGTAGGCAAATCTTCGCTAATTAATGCTTTGACCGGCGAAAACAGGGTTTTGGTCAGTTCAGAAGCAGGCACCACAAGAGATTGTGTTGATATCACTTTAGAAAAGAATAATCGCAGATATACATTCATTGATACAGCTGGTGTCCGGCGTAGAACAGTAATTTACGATGATCTGGAAAGATTCAGCGTTCTCAAGGCCCTTAAAAGCAGCAAAAGGGCGGATGTTGTGTTTATTGTTCTTGATGCCCTGAGCGGTGTGGTTGCACAGGACAAAAAGCTTTTATCCTTTTTAGACCGCGAAAAGTCGCCGTTTATTGCTTTGGTGAACAAGATTGATCTTGTTCCAAGGTCAAAGCAGGGTCAGCTTAGGGAGATGTTTGTTAGAGAACTGGGGTTCTGTTCTCACGCTCCGGTTGTATATACCTCGACTATTACCAGGTCCGGTCTTGGCGGGCTTATATCTCTGGCAGAAAAGCTGTGGGAGCAGTGCCAGGTCAGAATTGGAACAGGAGAGTTAAACAGACTGGTTAAGGATGCAACTGAGAGGCACCAGCCTCCTTCAATCAAGGGCAGGCGTGCAAAAATTTATTACATGACCCAGGCTGGATCCAATCCACCTGAGTTTGTTTTTTTTGTTAATAATCCTCAACTGCTCAAGGCTTCCTACAAAAAATATCTTGAAAAACAGATTCGCAAGTTGTTCAAATTGAATATGGCCCCTTTGCGCCTGGTGTTTAGAGCCAGTCGAGGAGACAAACTGAAAAAATAG